A window of the Miscanthus floridulus cultivar M001 chromosome 14, ASM1932011v1, whole genome shotgun sequence genome harbors these coding sequences:
- the LOC136504948 gene encoding protein Iojap-related, mitochondrial-like, producing MLSAVRSGAIGRWRSPPHLLPRLFSSSSGPSPARPQAAALLELAEVEKVLRDVRAGDVRVFPVGEGGLHGGACADYMVVATGRSDWHVRNIAQALLYKIKQKQKGSDRILMPSVEGQQAGKWVVIDSGSIIIHALEERAREYYDLESIWSKEVSPNTSIQELETSLVKTRRRNLSQKPMNSI from the exons atgctcTCCGCCGTGCGATCTGGTGCCATTGGCCGGTGGCGATCGCCGCCGCACCTCCTCCCAcgcctcttctcctcctcctccggccctTCTCCCGCGCGGCCgcaggcggcggcgctgctggagcTCGCGGAGGTGGAGAAGGTGCTGCGCGACGTCCGGGCGGGCGACGTGCGCGTCTTCCCCGTCGGCGAGGGCGGGCTGCACGGGGGTGCCTGCGCCGACTACATGGTCGTCGCCACAGGCCGCTCCGATTGGCACGTCCGCAACATCGCGCAGGCGCTCCTGTACAAG ATAAAGCAAAAGCAGAAGGGCTCTGATAGAATATTGATGCCAAGTGTAGAAGGTCAGCAAGCGGGAAAATGGGTTGTCATTGATTCAG GAAGCATAATCATCCACGCACTTGAAGAAAGGGCAAGAGAGTATTATGATTTAGAAAGCATTTGGTCAAAAGAGGTGTCCCCTAACACTTCCATTCAG GAGTTGGAGACCTCGCTGGTGAAGACACGTCGCCGGAACCTATCACAGAAACCCATGAACAGCATCTGA